From a single Kitasatospora sp. NBC_00458 genomic region:
- the smc gene encoding chromosome segregation protein SMC has translation MHLKSLTLRGFKSFASATTLRFEPGITCVVGPNGSGKSNVVDALSWVMGEQGAKSLRGGKMEDVIFAGTSGRAPLGRAEVSLTIDNTDGALPIEYAEVTITRTMFRNGGSEYALNGDTCRLLDIQELLSDSGIGREMHVIVGQGQLDSVLHADPMGRRAFIEEAAGVLKHRKRKEKALRKLDAMQVNLNRVQDLVAELRRQLGPLGRQARIARRAAGIQADLRDARLRLLADDLLALRQAVEAEIADELALRLRRSTVEQELGRAIGREAVLEAQVQQLGPGLEAARQTWYRLSALTERTRGTIGLAEARARHAAAGGQPEERRGRDPEELEQEAGRVREEEAALAEALEEARYALAEAVETKGGLERGLAAEERRLKDAARAIADRREGLARLQGQAGAARSKAAAAEAEIGRLAEARDEALLRAGAARHEYEELKSRVDAGAADDELADTAHETARVRLADVERDLATAREAAGAAERDRAGLTARHEALALGLRRKDGSGALLAAGDRMAGLLGPAAALLRIAPGHETALAAAFGAAADAVAVDSPDSAALALRLLRTEDAGRAALLIAGGPEPRGRAGELPPGARWAAELVDGPAGLLPAVGELLAGVAVVDSLDDAVRLVAAQPGTTAVTAEGDRLGAHFAHGGSGGAPSLLETQAAVDETARALDELASRCAESAERLAELTEQRHESAAELERLTVRRRQLERERAEVAGTLGRLGGQARAAAGEAERLTAAAARAEDGLDRLLAAADELAERLAAAEESAAAGEDEPDPAEQQRLAAAATAARQVELEARLAVRTHEERVRALTGRADQLDRAARTEREARARAAERRRRAEHDAAVANAVAAGARQLLACLEVSLARADAGRAAVERARAAREAELKEHREHGRELKDELDKLVDAGHRDEVLRAEKRLRIEQLESRALEEFGIEGGELLATYGPDRPVPPSPAAPADGDPAEGAPEPGESRPYVRAEQEKRLRAAEKAYQQLGKVNPLALEEFTALEERHTFLGEQLDDLKRSRRDLLDIVKDVDQRVEQLFTSAYHDTAAQFEGVFARLFPGGEGRLVLTDPDSMLTTGVEVEARPPGKKVKRLSLLSGGERSLTAVALLVSIFKARPSPFYVMDEVEAALDETNLRRLIAIMEELRESSQLIVITHQKLTMESADALYGVTMKGDGISQVISQRLRGQPAPGGRARRGPREQPEAVGSTTV, from the coding sequence GTGCACCTGAAGAGTCTGACGCTGCGCGGGTTCAAGTCCTTCGCCTCCGCCACCACCCTGCGGTTCGAACCCGGCATCACCTGCGTCGTCGGACCCAACGGCTCCGGCAAGTCCAACGTCGTCGACGCCCTCTCCTGGGTGATGGGCGAGCAGGGCGCCAAGTCGCTGCGCGGCGGCAAGATGGAGGACGTCATCTTCGCCGGGACCAGCGGGCGCGCCCCGCTCGGCCGCGCCGAGGTCAGCCTCACCATCGACAACACCGACGGCGCCCTGCCGATCGAGTACGCCGAGGTGACCATCACCCGGACGATGTTCCGCAACGGCGGCAGCGAGTACGCGCTCAACGGCGACACCTGCCGGCTGCTCGACATCCAGGAACTCCTCTCCGACTCCGGCATCGGCCGCGAGATGCACGTCATCGTCGGCCAGGGGCAGCTCGACTCCGTCCTGCACGCCGACCCGATGGGCCGCCGCGCCTTCATCGAGGAGGCGGCCGGCGTCCTCAAGCACCGCAAGCGCAAGGAGAAGGCGCTGCGGAAGCTGGACGCGATGCAGGTCAACCTCAACCGCGTCCAGGACCTGGTCGCCGAACTCCGCCGCCAGCTCGGCCCGCTCGGCCGGCAGGCCCGGATCGCCCGCCGCGCCGCCGGCATCCAGGCCGACCTGCGCGACGCCCGGCTCCGGCTGCTCGCCGACGACCTGCTCGCCCTGCGCCAGGCGGTCGAGGCCGAGATCGCCGACGAACTCGCGCTGCGGCTGCGCCGCTCCACCGTCGAACAGGAACTGGGCCGGGCGATCGGCCGCGAGGCCGTCCTGGAGGCACAGGTCCAGCAGCTCGGGCCCGGCCTGGAGGCCGCCCGGCAGACCTGGTACCGGCTCTCCGCGCTGACCGAGCGGACCCGCGGCACCATCGGGCTGGCCGAGGCCCGGGCCCGGCACGCGGCCGCCGGCGGGCAGCCCGAGGAACGCCGCGGCCGGGACCCGGAGGAACTGGAACAGGAGGCCGGACGGGTCCGCGAGGAGGAGGCCGCGCTGGCCGAGGCGCTGGAGGAGGCCCGGTACGCACTGGCCGAGGCGGTGGAGACGAAGGGCGGGCTGGAGCGCGGCCTCGCCGCCGAGGAACGGCGGCTGAAGGACGCCGCCCGGGCCATCGCCGACCGCCGGGAGGGCCTGGCCCGGCTGCAGGGGCAGGCCGGCGCGGCCCGCTCCAAGGCCGCCGCCGCCGAGGCCGAGATCGGCCGGCTCGCCGAGGCCCGCGACGAGGCACTGCTGCGCGCCGGGGCGGCCCGGCACGAGTACGAGGAACTCAAGTCCCGGGTCGACGCCGGGGCAGCGGACGACGAACTGGCCGACACCGCGCACGAGACCGCCCGGGTCCGGCTCGCCGACGTCGAACGGGACCTCGCCACCGCCCGCGAGGCCGCCGGAGCAGCCGAACGCGACCGCGCCGGACTGACCGCCCGGCACGAGGCACTGGCACTCGGCCTGCGCCGCAAGGACGGCAGCGGCGCACTGCTCGCCGCCGGTGACCGGATGGCCGGCCTGCTCGGCCCGGCCGCCGCGCTGCTGCGGATCGCCCCCGGCCACGAGACCGCGCTGGCGGCCGCGTTCGGCGCGGCGGCGGACGCCGTGGCCGTCGACTCGCCGGACTCCGCCGCCCTGGCGCTCCGGCTGCTGCGCACGGAGGACGCCGGCCGGGCCGCCCTGCTGATCGCCGGCGGACCCGAACCGCGCGGCCGGGCCGGGGAGTTGCCGCCCGGCGCCCGCTGGGCCGCCGAACTGGTCGACGGCCCGGCCGGATTGCTGCCCGCCGTCGGCGAACTGCTGGCCGGCGTCGCGGTCGTCGACTCGCTCGACGACGCCGTCCGACTGGTCGCCGCACAGCCCGGGACGACCGCCGTCACCGCCGAGGGCGACCGGCTGGGCGCCCACTTCGCACACGGCGGTTCCGGCGGTGCGCCCAGCCTGCTGGAGACCCAGGCCGCGGTGGACGAGACCGCCCGGGCACTCGACGAACTGGCCTCCCGCTGCGCCGAATCGGCCGAACGGCTCGCCGAACTCACCGAACAGCGCCACGAGTCGGCGGCCGAACTGGAACGACTCACCGTCCGGCGGCGGCAGCTGGAACGCGAACGGGCCGAGGTGGCGGGCACGCTCGGCCGGCTCGGCGGACAGGCCAGGGCCGCCGCCGGTGAGGCCGAACGGCTCACGGCCGCCGCCGCCCGCGCCGAGGACGGACTGGACCGGCTGCTCGCCGCCGCCGATGAACTGGCCGAACGCCTCGCGGCGGCCGAGGAGTCGGCGGCCGCGGGGGAGGACGAGCCGGACCCCGCCGAGCAGCAGCGGCTCGCCGCGGCCGCCACCGCCGCCCGGCAGGTCGAACTGGAGGCCCGGCTCGCCGTCCGTACCCACGAGGAGCGGGTCCGCGCCCTGACCGGCCGGGCCGACCAGCTGGACCGGGCCGCCCGCACCGAGCGCGAGGCGCGCGCCCGGGCCGCCGAGCGCCGCCGGCGTGCCGAGCACGACGCCGCGGTGGCGAACGCCGTCGCGGCGGGAGCCCGGCAGCTGCTGGCCTGCCTGGAGGTGTCGCTGGCCAGGGCGGACGCCGGCCGGGCCGCGGTCGAGCGGGCGCGCGCGGCGCGCGAGGCCGAGCTGAAGGAGCACCGCGAGCACGGTCGCGAACTCAAGGACGAGCTGGACAAGCTGGTCGACGCCGGTCACCGCGACGAGGTGCTGCGGGCCGAGAAGCGGCTGCGGATCGAACAGCTGGAGTCCCGGGCACTGGAGGAGTTCGGCATCGAGGGCGGCGAACTGCTGGCCACCTACGGGCCGGACCGGCCCGTCCCGCCGTCCCCCGCGGCCCCGGCCGACGGCGACCCGGCCGAGGGGGCACCGGAACCGGGGGAGTCCCGCCCGTACGTCCGGGCCGAGCAGGAGAAGCGGCTGCGGGCGGCCGAGAAGGCGTACCAGCAGCTGGGCAAGGTCAACCCGCTGGCGCTGGAGGAGTTCACCGCGCTGGAGGAGCGCCACACCTTCCTCGGCGAGCAGCTGGACGACCTCAAGCGGAGCCGGCGCGACCTGCTCGACATCGTCAAGGACGTCGACCAGCGGGTCGAGCAGCTGTTCACCTCCGCGTACCACGACACCGCCGCACAGTTCGAGGGCGTCTTCGCCCGGCTCTTCCCCGGTGGCGAGGGCCGGCTGGTGCTCACCGACCCGGACTCCATGCTCACCACCGGCGTCGAGGTGGAGGCCAGGCCGCCCGGCAAGAAGGTCAAGCGGCTCTCGCTGCTCTCCGGCGGCGAGCGCTCGCTGACCGCGGTGGCGCTGCTGGTCTCGATCTTCAAGGCCCGGCCCAGCCCGTTCTACGTGATGGACGAGGTGGAGGCGGCGCTGGACGAGACCAACCTGCGCCGGCTGATCGCGATCATGGAGGAGCTCCGGGAGAGCTCCCAGCTGATCGTGATCACCCACCAGAAGCTGACCATGGAGTCCGCCGACGCGCTCTACGGCGTGACCATGAAGGGCGACGGCATCTCCCAGGTGATCAGCCAGCGCCTGCGCGGGCAGCCGGCACCCGGCGGCCGGGCCCGGCGCGGGCCCCGCGAGCAGCCGGAGGCCGTCGGCAGCACAACGGTCTAG